The following are from one region of the Yoonia sp. R2331 genome:
- a CDS encoding DUF2332 domain-containing protein: MTPPQVAEAFDFQSKACAALGSPFMGQLMALFATQDWPEGLITERVFGWEGDLGPRAQSVPLRLAGALHALHLQGHAVLAPVYPPQKASDAALWDAVCTVLQTDAGAINAWLDSAPQTNEVRRAATLIGAGHLLAARFGLPMRTSELGASGGLNLHWDAYALAAGGQTFGPDAPALTLAPEWSGPVPPATRPVVAMRAGVDLNPLDPAADALRLQAYLWPDQPERLSLTRAAIQAAATAVDQGDAIDWLAPRLPHQAGVLHLIYSTIAWQYFPADKQAQGTALIEAAGASATEEAPLAWFGMENDGGTRGAALTLRLWPGDVTLDLGRADFHGRWIDWRLAAIPR; this comes from the coding sequence GTGACGCCGCCCCAAGTTGCTGAGGCTTTTGATTTCCAATCAAAGGCTTGTGCCGCACTCGGCTCGCCCTTCATGGGGCAGTTGATGGCGCTTTTTGCCACGCAGGACTGGCCGGAGGGTCTGATCACTGAGCGGGTCTTTGGCTGGGAGGGTGACCTTGGGCCGCGGGCGCAATCGGTGCCGTTGCGGCTGGCCGGGGCGCTGCATGCGCTGCATCTGCAAGGGCACGCGGTGCTGGCCCCGGTCTATCCGCCGCAAAAGGCCAGCGATGCCGCTTTGTGGGACGCTGTATGCACGGTGCTGCAGACCGATGCCGGTGCGATCAATGCTTGGCTGGACAGTGCGCCGCAAACCAATGAGGTACGCCGCGCTGCAACCCTGATTGGTGCGGGCCATCTGCTGGCTGCACGGTTTGGCCTGCCGATGCGGACATCCGAGCTTGGCGCAAGTGGTGGGCTGAACCTGCATTGGGATGCCTATGCATTGGCGGCGGGCGGGCAGACCTTTGGCCCTGACGCCCCTGCCCTGACGCTGGCGCCGGAATGGTCCGGGCCCGTGCCCCCCGCCACCCGGCCCGTCGTGGCCATGCGCGCGGGCGTGGATTTGAACCCGCTGGACCCTGCGGCCGATGCGCTGCGACTGCAGGCCTATCTGTGGCCGGATCAGCCAGAACGCCTGTCGCTGACGCGCGCCGCGATCCAGGCAGCGGCAACGGCTGTCGATCAGGGCGACGCGATTGACTGGCTGGCGCCGCGCCTGCCGCATCAGGCCGGGGTGCTGCATCTGATCTATTCCACAATCGCGTGGCAGTATTTTCCGGCGGACAAACAGGCCCAGGGCACTGCCCTGATTGAAGCCGCTGGAGCGTCAGCAACCGAAGAGGCGCCGCTGGCGTGGTTCGGGATGGAAAACGATGGTGGCACGCGGGGGGCGGCATTGACCCTGCGGCTTTGGCCCGGCGATGTGACGCTTGATCTGGGGCGCGCCGATTTCCACGGGCGTTGGATCGACTGGCGGTTGGCCGCCATTCCGCGTTAG
- a CDS encoding DUF2237 family protein: protein MEKDPSFNVLGSTLQSCSTDPMTGFFRNGACDTCTEDAGSHTVCAVMTAEFLAYSKYVGNDLSTPRPEFGFPGLNPGDGWCLCASRFLQAHDEGCAPQVNLHATHVRALEIVPIDVLRQYDATD, encoded by the coding sequence ATGGAAAAAGACCCCTCTTTCAACGTTCTGGGCAGCACCTTGCAAAGCTGCTCGACCGATCCGATGACCGGCTTCTTTCGCAACGGTGCTTGCGATACCTGCACAGAAGATGCGGGCAGTCACACGGTCTGCGCGGTGATGACGGCCGAATTCCTCGCCTATTCGAAATACGTCGGCAATGATCTGTCGACGCCCCGGCCCGAATTTGGCTTTCCCGGCCTGAACCCAGGCGACGGCTGGTGTTTGTGCGCCTCGCGGTTTCTGCAGGCCCATGACGAAGGCTGCGCGCCGCAAGTGAATCTGCATGCCACCCATGTGCGCGCGCTTGAGATTGTCCCGATTGATGTGCTGCGCCAGTATGATGCGACTGATTAG